One part of the Pecten maximus chromosome 1, xPecMax1.1, whole genome shotgun sequence genome encodes these proteins:
- the LOC117330803 gene encoding solute carrier family 43 member 3-like isoform X1, whose amino-acid sequence MDYHGWRRYLVAVWAFVETFLFAGLLYGWASVNWVLKQENVYADLCPQTPFKTNVTINGSDDVVFYDLDGDNTTTYNGTDVGQRPTVGYRPQCKPQDEKFALCFTIGSALFCASSALFGHINYKFGTRITRICSMIIFMAGTVMFAFVDTDRPWLIYPGLSFIGMGGLPLLVTNAQIGNLFPKGSSTWIGLLCGGFDCSSAIQLLVKVAYEAGIRIQYSYGLLTGLHLMVGVSTFFFLPKTFIPRPSETATTEVAQDEKVVDLLENEKMEQSITNENGQVYEKTTFEVSDEKASDIPSLKACLTSATFLLHVLWLCLLQLRFYFFLASVNTYLHRITNNDTYKVSYFTNVMMYTMLGGLFSSMFSGVVYDWQRRMFQDSRIALKRKLMPAILPLMITCGLGILLSVLVLIPHEAVLYFVFIVMTLYRSFIYSVGAAYLSAMFPNEYFGLLYGIWIIVAGLVGFLQIGFFTWAQSYLEGPFHANLFCLCFVTLSLIHPIYQWWSCRREAYKLS is encoded by the exons ATGGACTATCATGGTTGGCGGAGGTACTTGGTGGCCGTATGGGCGTTTGTGGAGACGTTCCTGTTTGCAGGACTGTTATATGGCTGGGCCTCAGTAAACTGGGTTCTCAAACAGGAAAATGTATATGCTGACCTTTGTCCTCAAACTCCCTTCAAAACAAACGTGACAATAAACGGTAGTGATGATGTTGTTTTTTATGACCTCGATGGCGACAACACGACCACGTATAATGGTACGGATGTGGGACAGAGACCAACCGTGGGATATAGACCGCAGTGCAAACCACAAGACGAAAAATTCGCTCTGTGCTTCACGATCGGCTCGGCACTGTTCTGTGCAAGTTCAGCGCTATTTGGACACATCAACTATAAATTTGGAACTCGTATTACTCGGATATGCTCGAT GATCATCTTCATGGCGGGGACTGTCATGTTCGCCTTCGTGGATACAG ACAGGCCCTGGTTGATCTATCCCGGTTTGTCCTTCATTGGGATGGGCGGACTTCCACTTTTGGTTACTAATGCTCAG ATAGGCAATTTGTTTCCCAAAGGAAGTTCGACGTGGATAGGACTCCTTTGTGGCGGATTTGACTGTTCATCTGCGATTCAGCTCCTGGTTAAA GTTGCCTACGAGGCTGGTATAAGAATACAATACTCCTACGGCCTTCTGACAGGGCTACATCTAATGGTGGGCGTGAGCACGTTTTTTTTCCTCCCGAAGACATTCATCCCTCGTCCATCAGAAACCGCCACTACTGAAGTCGCGCAAGACGAGAAAGTAGTCGACTTGCTGGAGAACGAGAAAATGGAGCAGAGCATCACCAACGAAA ACGGACAGGTCTACGAAAAGACGACGTTTGAGGTGAGTGATGAGAAGGCGTCTGACATACCATCCCTGAAGGCCTGTCTGACGTCGGCCACCTTTCTTCTTCATGTCCTCTGGCTGTGTTTGCTGCAACTCCGCTTCTACTTCTTCTTGGCTTCTGTAAACACCTATCTCCACAGGATCACCAACAACGACACATACAAAG TGAGCTATTTTACGAATGTGATGATGTACACTATGCTGGGAGGTTTGTTTTCCTCCATGTTTTCCGGAGTAGTGTATGACTGGCAAAGAAGAATGTTTCAAG ATAGTCGAATCGCTCTTAAGCGGAAGTTGATGCCAGCCATTTTGCCATTAATGATCACATGTGGACTAGGCATACTGCTGTCCGTACTTGTGCTCATTCCCCACGAAGCGGTCCTCTATTTCGTTTTTATCGTCATGACCTTGTACAGGTCATTCATCTACAGTGTTGGTGCCGCCTATCTGAGTGCAAT GTTCCCTAACGAGTACTTCGGCTTACTGTACGGCATATGGATCATTGTTGCTGGTTTAGTTGGCTTTCTGCAGATCGGGTTCTTCACCTGGGCACAGTCATATCTTGAAGGACCTTTTCAT GCGAATCTGTTTTGCCTCTGTTTTGTGACCTTGTCGCTCATCCATCCCATTTATCAGTGGTGGTCATGTCGGAGGGAAGCCTATAAACTCTCCTAG
- the LOC117330803 gene encoding solute carrier family 43 member 3-like isoform X2, with the protein MDLFDRIIFMAGTVMFAFVDTDRPWLIYPGLSFIGMGGLPLLVTNAQIGNLFPKGSSTWIGLLCGGFDCSSAIQLLVKVAYEAGIRIQYSYGLLTGLHLMVGVSTFFFLPKTFIPRPSETATTEVAQDEKVVDLLENEKMEQSITNENGQVYEKTTFEVSDEKASDIPSLKACLTSATFLLHVLWLCLLQLRFYFFLASVNTYLHRITNNDTYKVSYFTNVMMYTMLGGLFSSMFSGVVYDWQRRMFQDSRIALKRKLMPAILPLMITCGLGILLSVLVLIPHEAVLYFVFIVMTLYRSFIYSVGAAYLSAMFPNEYFGLLYGIWIIVAGLVGFLQIGFFTWAQSYLEGPFHANLFCLCFVTLSLIHPIYQWWSCRREAYKLS; encoded by the exons ATGGATTTGTTTGACAGGATCATCTTCATGGCGGGGACTGTCATGTTCGCCTTCGTGGATACAG ACAGGCCCTGGTTGATCTATCCCGGTTTGTCCTTCATTGGGATGGGCGGACTTCCACTTTTGGTTACTAATGCTCAG ATAGGCAATTTGTTTCCCAAAGGAAGTTCGACGTGGATAGGACTCCTTTGTGGCGGATTTGACTGTTCATCTGCGATTCAGCTCCTGGTTAAA GTTGCCTACGAGGCTGGTATAAGAATACAATACTCCTACGGCCTTCTGACAGGGCTACATCTAATGGTGGGCGTGAGCACGTTTTTTTTCCTCCCGAAGACATTCATCCCTCGTCCATCAGAAACCGCCACTACTGAAGTCGCGCAAGACGAGAAAGTAGTCGACTTGCTGGAGAACGAGAAAATGGAGCAGAGCATCACCAACGAAA ACGGACAGGTCTACGAAAAGACGACGTTTGAGGTGAGTGATGAGAAGGCGTCTGACATACCATCCCTGAAGGCCTGTCTGACGTCGGCCACCTTTCTTCTTCATGTCCTCTGGCTGTGTTTGCTGCAACTCCGCTTCTACTTCTTCTTGGCTTCTGTAAACACCTATCTCCACAGGATCACCAACAACGACACATACAAAG TGAGCTATTTTACGAATGTGATGATGTACACTATGCTGGGAGGTTTGTTTTCCTCCATGTTTTCCGGAGTAGTGTATGACTGGCAAAGAAGAATGTTTCAAG ATAGTCGAATCGCTCTTAAGCGGAAGTTGATGCCAGCCATTTTGCCATTAATGATCACATGTGGACTAGGCATACTGCTGTCCGTACTTGTGCTCATTCCCCACGAAGCGGTCCTCTATTTCGTTTTTATCGTCATGACCTTGTACAGGTCATTCATCTACAGTGTTGGTGCCGCCTATCTGAGTGCAAT GTTCCCTAACGAGTACTTCGGCTTACTGTACGGCATATGGATCATTGTTGCTGGTTTAGTTGGCTTTCTGCAGATCGGGTTCTTCACCTGGGCACAGTCATATCTTGAAGGACCTTTTCAT GCGAATCTGTTTTGCCTCTGTTTTGTGACCTTGTCGCTCATCCATCCCATTTATCAGTGGTGGTCATGTCGGAGGGAAGCCTATAAACTCTCCTAG
- the LOC117330834 gene encoding NAD-dependent protein deacetylase SRT1-like, translated as MASISVLNNSNCCLKTCGNKSLKPNDNKVHVRAPHQYKEGGGVEDREAEMLVVWDGNGGAKFHMKCWKIIREAACRKSENSNITNSSRVKNSNLSENQVPCNMNISELEKRLVAEASLTVEFYNSDVMLKREAKRIASMLKKCKYSIVFTGAGITTATGAGDYRGLNGKWTNRGKNNGATNAKTHGPCLEDIRPTYTHEALVKLLDMNHVKHVISQNTDGLHRLSGIPEDKLSELHGNSFIEECEVCGTKRELRHGYRKGPTDASVPMTLCEMCKCNHRTGRRCTEQNCGGYMRSTVVNFGDKLEEKVLSGAVAQAEMATFVLALGSSLRVSPANSLIQMGKEPLRLAICNRQVTAFDVQCFELDSSGNQLGSRVFSDCDDLMREVMKCLVD; from the exons ATGGCGTCCATTTCTGTGCTCAACAACAGTAACTGTTGTCTAAAGACATGTGGAAACAAGAGTCTGAAGCCGAACGATAACAAGGTCCACGTCCGGGCACCTCACCAATACAAGGAAGGGGGAGGAGTGGAGGACAGGGAAG CTGAAATGCTTGTTGTCTGGGATGGCAATGGAGGGGCGAAATTTCACATGAAATGTTGGAAGATCATTCGCGAGGCAGCATGTAGAAAATCCGAAAATAGCAACATAACCAACAGCAGCCGTGTTAAAAACAGCAACCTGTCTGAAAACCAGGTCCCATGCAACATGAACATATCTGAGCTGGAGAAACGGCTAGTGGCCGAGGCATCGTTGACTGTAGAGTTCTATAACTCCGACGTCATGTTGAAGAGAGAGGCCAAGAGGATAGCATCCATGCTGAAAAAGTGCAAATACTCCATAGTCTTCACTG GAGCTGGTATAACGACAGCTACGGGTGCTGGAGACTACAGAGGACTCAATGGGAAATGGACAAACAGGGGTAAAAACAATG GTGCCACCAATGCTAAAACCCATGGCCCTTGCCTTGAAGACATCAGACCAACCTACACACATGAAGCATTGGTGAAGCTTCTGGACATGAATCATGTAAAACACGTGATCAGCCAAAATACGGACGGTCTGCATCGTCTCTCTGGCATACCTGAAGACAAGTTGTCAGAGCTCCATGGCAACAGTTTCATAGAAGAGTGTGAAGTGTGTGGCACAAAACGTGAACTACGTCACGGATATCGAAAAGGACCGACGGATGCATCTGTTCCAATGACCCTTTGTGAGATGTGTAAATGTAATCACAGAACTGGTCGTCGGTGTACGGAACAG AACTGTGGTGGTTACATGCGGAGTACAGTTGTCAATTTTGGCGACAAGTTAGAGGAGAAAGTTCTGAGTGGTGCGGTAGCACAGGCGGAAATGGCTACATTTGTACTAGCCCTGGGTTCAAGTCTGCGTGTATCGCCGgcaaacagtcttatacagatGGGCAAGGAACCACTGCGGCTAGCTATATGTAATCG ACAGGTGACGGCATTCGACGTGCAATGCTTCGAATTGGACAGCTCTGGAAACCAGCTTGGGTCACGTGTGTTTAGCGACTGTGACGACCTCATGCGGGAGGTGATGAAATGTCTGGTGGACTAG
- the LOC117330847 gene encoding uncharacterized protein LOC117330847, translating to MAKVIRYVGRESHFKGKTLFEIAANLKSCKGRVVYRTGFLKYANPDKSYVILEDVKSNLSTQNFKSGTVTGYRVHRGHTFDKLFQINSGMKQDWHLVPKGDESEFCKIDRVHQVIDKRMKTMTVPPVMAAKLKTLGTERSQLTEIPLKYSKKKGKKLL from the exons ATGGCGAAGGTAATCAGATATGTTGGGCGTGAAAGTCACTTCAAAGGAAAGACTCTTTTTGAGATTGCAGCCAATCTGAAGTCGTGTAAAGGTCGTGTTGTGTACAGAACTGGATTTTTGAAGTATGCTAATCCGGATAAATCGTATGTCATCTTGGAAGACGTGAAGTCGAATCTATCAACACAG AATTTTAAGTCTGGTACTGTCACAGGATACCGTGTGCACAGAGGACATACATTTGATAAACTTTTCCAGATAAACAGTGGCATGAAACAGGACTGGCATCTTGTACCAAAGGGAGACGAGTCAGAGTTCTGTAAAATTGATAGAGTACATCAGGTGATAGATAAACGGATGAAAACAATGACAGTTCCACCTGTGATGGCAGCCAAATTAAAAACCTTGGGAACTGAAAGATCTCAACTAACGGAAATTCCCCTCAAGTACTCcaaaaagaaaggaaagaaattACTTTAA